ATACAAATGCCAGGGTCTCTATAAACAGGTCGGAAACCATGCTGTTAGTTTGACCATATTGAGTCTTCAATTGGGAGCTACTTTTTACAGAATAGTTTATTAAAGGCTATATTATAGCATTATACTAGACTGTATTCCTTATATAAGTAACACGTTATCTAGTTATCAGCTCAGGCTAACAGCAAGTAAAATAAACTATTCTATAAGACTCAATATTATGACCGAGTGACCAGACCtctttctattattataattataaacctTGCAATATGCCTAGGGCCCAGCCCTAGAAAATAAATTTCCTCTGGAATTAAACCATTAATCATGggtcaattttttattttttcagactCTTCAAAGCGAGTGATATCTTTCAGCTCATCGCAGTTTTCTGCCTGATTTGTTCTTCTCAATCATTCGTTGTTGAGGATGAAAATGAGAATTCCAACCACTTGATCAGAAAAATCAATGCATTTGGCAGCACTTGGAGGGTAAATGCTTTTCCAAAGGcttattctatgaataaattgtCAATAAAATAGTCCAACCGTGACAACCGTAAAATAGACAACCGTGTAGGGTGAGGTTCCaaatctatttgaaataaattttattctctaTTAGCCTAATGCATAGTCTAGAAATCTTTAGTTTAAAATCCTTAACTAACTCAATAAtccttgaatgaataaaatacttaGAATAGCGTACTTTCAAGTGTGTTCGTAAGTTTTCAATCTTCATTTTATCATTCTAGTATCTAAATAGAAAGGCGAGTTTTAGTGAtgtgaaataagaaataatgatGTGCGATTgctataaatagaaataaaaaatgaaataatataaacaattttacttttaataaaatatatggtcATTATTagatcaattaaaaaaagggaATAAGTTATTGATGAATGGGAAAATTTATTCAACAGAAAGTATGATGTTGAATTGgagcaaataaataatttttcaatacttaCAGTACAGACTGTAAGTATTGGAAAATGATTAATTCGTTCAAATTAAATATCGCACATTTGAATTTCATACTTAATTTACAATATGATAgtgtattattatgtatttccaGTTCCTTATTACTTTATTTTTGTGTCACAGGCAGAAAGTAACAACCTAGACGGCCTTAGTCTGCATTTTTACGAAGGCTTATTGGGAGCAAACCTTGATGAGGATTTTGgcaaaatagaattgaaaactCTTGACCACTTCAAGAATAATCGAGAAATTCCTGAGAATTTTGATGCAAGAGAACATTGGCGCAATTGTAATTCAATCGGTCATGTAAGAGATCAAGCTAACTGTGGATCATGCTGGGTGAGATTTACAGATTTTTATAAATGCTTTAGTAGTAGTAATTGTCCGTATTAAAATTGTCTTCCTATCTGCATAAGAACTGATTTTTATTggagaaaatttcaaaatgaaataagatttatttatttttataggcTGTAGCGGCAGCAGAAGCTCTAACAGATAGATTTTGTATTGCGTCTAAGGGAAAAATCAAAACACATCTTTCAATGGAAGATCTATTGTCCTGCTGTAATGAATGCGGCTATGGGTGTAATGGAGGATATCTTGGAAAGGCATGGAACTACTTAAAAGTGAACGGAATCGTGTCTGGAGGAGACTTTGACTCACATGAGGTAAGTTggttaattttattaaaaaaatcgaAGTGAGCTATGTGAAATTTGTTATGTTCCAAATATTATGTGTAGAATGAGCGGTATTTTAGaagaaaatattgataagtttTCTCTATTTTCCAGGGATGCAAACCCTATTCAATTATGCCATGCGACTCTTTTGGAAATTCCACGCTGAAAACATGTCGTTACCTTGGAATAGAAGATACACCAAGTTGCAGCACTAGGTGTACAAATAGTAAACATTCCAAATCATTCGCAAATGATCATCATAAAggtataaattatatttgatgatactATTTAGAAGTaggaatagaagaaatattagaAAGATAAGGAGAAAGATTGTTCTTATTAAAGAAATGGTAAACCGTTCAACTTCATGGTTCGTGCTTTATTTCAATGCATCATATGCTactagaattaataaaaattaacgtTTTCTGAAAATCAACATTTTCATCcatttttttgataatttgacCTTCTTTACACCGTGATACACGTTCTCTTATAATGAAAGCTACCATatcaataatgtttattttttgttgtgatCTATAAAATGTGTTTACTTTAAATGAgtattgtaaataatttacACATAATATCAACTATCGACCACTCTGTAACCTGTGACCATTCAATCCAAAAGGACAAGGGACCAGCTTggtcatttattttattaagcctattataaaaaaatccaaACAGTATCCATAGGCCCCCATTCAACAAGAAAAAGTGtttcttcaaaaatattataattcagtACCGTACCGTAACAAGATTACagtactgtataataattatattgtaacaaTATTACTATATTATGTTCTAGAAAAGTTCAATAAATTACTATTTTCTACATCATTTTCAGTGAAAAACTACTACAGATTGAAAGATGTCACAGCGATTCAAAGAGAAATAATGGAATCAGGACCAGTAGAAGCAAGCTTCAAGGTCTATGCAGACTTCCAATTCTACAAATCaggtaaaatttttataaaaagatgaaattataacataattttatttctataaatataaactattaaCCTAttaacttgagtgttgataggaaatgacattgggtaatacggcaaggcagaacatccgaaaggatctctctgctgataaaagccataagaataaataaataaattgaggatttttatgaataaaaaatagttcTGAGTAGTAGGTAGTTCTTATAGTTCTGAGTtcaacaatttaaaataaaaatgtgaatGAATGTTTGCTGTAATTATAACAGTGATTTATAGTACCGAATTGTTGACTTTATAATTAGGCGAGGATAATTTTCTAGTAGCTTATATACTTGAAAAAAGTGATCTGAAATGTTGCATTACGGTAGATGGTTAAAAATTATCTTGATGCCAAACCAATGAGAGAGatctattaataataacaatagttATTCGAGCATCTAGAAATgctaaaaaatatcattttccaCTTTTGAGATTTATGAATTGTAGCAAGGATGATTAGGCTTACAAAGTTTTCCTCCACATAAACATCATTTGAATATAACTTCAAGCACTGAAATTTCAAGATTAATAGTATTTGTATATTGTAGGTACCGTACCTAGTTTATTACTACCTACCAATAATGTAGTTTTTCTACTACATTTTGTAGTAAAAATTTATCAAAGCCAAGTTAGCCAACATCACATTTACAAAGCATTTTCGAATTTGAAGTTATCATTTCAATTCTTAATAATTCACTAGAAACATCCTGTtgttaatttgaaattaatttttaccattttttaaaatagaaattttatattcaatatcTTCCTTCCAATATGGTAATCTTGTGATTATTTGATACCAGAATACTTTCgttcaatgaatgattttcatttattctaaTTAAAAATCTAATTTCTTATAAAATTCCATCTCTGTGACaagaaattctattttattcttagTAGTACTGTAGTAAGTAAAAGTAAATTAGTATGCCTTTTTGTTGGTGGAGAGTCTATTCCAGGAAGGTGTCACCTCgcctcaataatattttcatgccGTCAATGAGCCTTATACGAATGCCattcatacttcagccgggaccgacaagtGCCTATCCGATAACAAAATGATCTCTAAAATTTAGAATATGTGTAAAATAATTACGGTATTTTATTATCTTAGGAGTCTATCGGCACCTTTTCGGTAAACTCCGAGGGGGACATGCTATCAAGATAATCGGCTGGGGCGTTGAAAGAGGAACTCCCTATTGGCTGATTGTCAACTCGTGGACCACCCACTGGGGCGAGAACGGACTGTTCAGAATACTGAGGGGAACGAACGAATGCGATATCGAGAAAGGAGTGATAGCTGGCCAAGCCAAAGTAGAAGATcatttgtaaaattatgttgATTACTAAGCTCTAGGTACTTTGGGTGATGGTCAATATGTGAGCCTTTTCCTGATCAACTTATTGAATTAATCTAGCCTTCtattaatgtatttgaaaataataaagttgaTTACTATGCTACGACAATGTTTATGTCAAAGTAGGTCTTTTCATGATTtacaattgaatatatttgCATTAAGAATGATCTCATGATTATTGAATATGTTTGCATTGAGAATGAATTAATATAATCAACctcaattattcttattatttggaTCCATGTCTAGATCAAAATTATGTAGGCC
The sequence above is drawn from the Nilaparvata lugens isolate BPH chromosome 2, ASM1435652v1, whole genome shotgun sequence genome and encodes:
- the LOC111045014 gene encoding cathepsin B-like cysteine proteinase 4, with the translated sequence MRLFKASDIFQLIAVFCLICSSQSFVVEDENENSNHLIRKINAFGSTWRAESNNLDGLSLHFYEGLLGANLDEDFGKIELKTLDHFKNNREIPENFDAREHWRNCNSIGHVRDQANCGSCWAVAAAEALTDRFCIASKGKIKTHLSMEDLLSCCNECGYGCNGGYLGKAWNYLKVNGIVSGGDFDSHEGCKPYSIMPCDSFGNSTLKTCRYLGIEDTPSCSTRCTNSKHSKSFANDHHKVKNYYRLKDVTAIQREIMESGPVEASFKVYADFQFYKSGVYRHLFGKLRGGHAIKIIGWGVERGTPYWLIVNSWTTHWGENGLFRILRGTNECDIEKGVIAGQAKVEDHL